A region of the Prevotella melaninogenica genome:
TCGTATAGATTCTGGTTATTTCCACCTACATTTGCAGAAATATTGGTGATACTACCTTCGTATTTGTTATAGATATAATTGAAACGAGCACCACCAAATACAGAGAGATTCTCGTTAATCTTATAAGCAACACCGAGTTGGAGACCGAAGTTATACTGCTGACCGCTCATGTAGCTTTGAAGGCTATAGCTGGTAGCAGGCGTCTCCTGCTGTCCGAGAAGTGCCGCAAAGGTAGGCAACTGCTGATTGATAAGTGCAGGGAGGAGTGATACTGGACGTTCAAATGTAGGAAGACCGTCGTTGAAAGCAGCCTTACCACCGCCACCAGTCAAACCAAAACCAGCTTGGAAACTCCATTTGTCTTTATTATATGCCACCTGGAAAGATGGGAGGATAGGCACAGAAGCCTTACCTTGATAGAACTTACTGCCATCTGTAGTATTACCACCATTCAGCTTGAAAGGATACTCATAAGGAGTATTAGCGAATGCAGGAACACTGAAAGTAGATGTTATCTCACGTGTCTGATATATGTTTTGGAAGTTAAGAGAGAGATGAAAACCTTGGTCAAGGAAAGCTACACCAGCAGGGTTAAAGTAAACACCGTCAATACCAATTGCGCCTACACGTGCGAAGTTACGGTTAAATGCGATGTTCTGATTGGTGTTTGTAAGCAAACCTCCGGCTTGTGTTGTTGTTGCCATTGCGAGCAAAGCAGCTGCAAGGACAGTCTTCTGATACTTCATTTTTGATTTGTAAGTGTATATAAAACTTATAGAATTTGGTTGCAAAGTTATGAATATTGTTCTAAACTTCCAAATTTTCACTTGTTTTTTCTCACTTTTAGTTAAAATGTGCATCGTTGCTTAGGAAGCAAAAAGGGTAGTAATAAGGCTCTTCCGTTAAATGTATAGATTGTGAATAGAATAAAGGCTTATAGATTTGCATGGTATTATTATTTCTAATTAGATAATCTTAAAAACGAGGAAAACTAAAAGATAAAATGCAAATTGATACCATATCTATCTGTCTTCTACAAATAAGGCATTCTCATATTACTGATGTTTGTAAATAATTTTTATAAGGCTTAAACCCTATATATGCTCTTTTGGCTTCTAAAAGACGCCCAATTGACTTGCAAAAGATGCCCTTTAGAGCTCTTGTTAACGCCCTTTTGAAGTCTTATAAGGCACCTTTTGAAATGCAGTTTTATAAATACTTGATAGCGAATAATTTACGAAGGTGTTGTTAGTGCTTGTTTTTAGCCTTGTTCTCTGCCTATTTTGTGACTCATTTTGTAAATAAAATTCTAACGACTTAAGTGCTAATGTGTCAATGAGAATAGGTTAATAACCTCTGTTTTCTCTACACACTGACAGTGCTTTTGCGCCTTTTATCGCTTTTTATAATCCTCAGTGTTCTTCTTTTCTCTGTGTGGCATTAAGTCAAAGTTCTAAATTTAAATGTAAACTTTATCATTTTAAATGACTGAAGCCTCTAAAAAGAAACCCCACTACGTTACTATTGTTGTAACTTAGTGAGGTTTCTTAGTATTTATGCACCTCCCTTTTGGAGGAAGATAGGAAGGGAGTCTATATTGTGATTGACCTCAACCTTTCTATGTTTTCAGCTGTGGATACTGAATACGAGTATGATACATCGCTTTGAGACGTTCGATAAGAACGGTTTTGGCAGCGGTGATATCACGGAATGTGATAGGACAATCGGTGAAGTTACCATCAGCGACTTGTCCGTCAATAAGGCGATTTACCAATCCGCTGATGCTTTCTTCTGTGTATTCTTGCAGCGAGCGTGAAGCAGCCTCAACGGTATCGCTCATCATAAGAATAGCCTGTTCGCGGGTGAAAGGATTTGGTCCAGGGTAGCGGAACAAGTCTTCGTTAACCTCCTCATCAGGATGCTCATTCTTGTAATGTATATAGAAATACTTTGCAAGTCCAGCCCCATGGTGTGTGGTAATAAACTCCTTAATCTCGCGTGGAAGGTTATACTTTTCTGCAAGTTTCAGACCTTCCGTTACATGGCTAATGATGATACGTGCGCTCTCAAGGTCGTTTAGTTTGTCATGTGGGTTGATACCCGCCTGATTCTCGGTAAAGAACGCAGGATTGAGCATCTTACCAATGTCATGATAGAGCGCGCCAGTACGTACCAATTGGCTCTTTGCACCAATTCTGCTGGCTATTTCTGTGGCCAGGTTACCAACAGTGATAGAGTGCTGGAAGGTACCAGGAGCAACTTCGCTGAGTCGACGTAGCAGTTCATTATTTGTATTCGACAACTCAAACATTGTTACTGTAGAAACGAAACCGAAAGTTTTCTCGATGACCAACATCAATGGATAGGTAAAGAGAAGGAAGAAGCCGTTGACTGCAAAATGGTAATACATACTGCGGTCGAGCTTTGAAAGGTCGTCTGCCTGTATGAGTTGGATAGAGAAATACACCGCTGCTGAAGTAATTGTTACAAGGAGTGCGGTAAGGAAAATTTGACTTCTCTTTGATAATTCACGTAGGGAATAAATCGCGACAAGTCCTGCTACAAACTGTATGATAATAAATTCGTATTGATATTTGACCGCGACTGCACTGATGAGTACCATCGTTAAGTGTCCGATGAAGGCTGTTCGTGAGTCCATAAACACACGGAAGAATATCGGTGCCATGCTGAATGGCAGGATGTACACACTCAGAATGTTATGCTCCATCATCAAAGATGTGAGAATAGGGTAGATGACTATCATCACATAGAGAAGTGAGATAGCACGTGGCTTATTGAAGTAATCTTTTCGGAAAAGTGCCAAGTAAAGTGTGAAAAGGCAGATGAAAATCAGTACGTAGATGGTCTGTCCGATGAAAGTTGAGGTAATCTCGTCCTCGGAAGCTTTACGTTTCTCCATCGCTTGTTCGAAGGAATTCAATACACGGAATGTCTTAGCATCAACGATGTCACCTCGGTCAATGATACGCTGTCCCTCCAATACCATTCCCGAAGCTTGTGGAATAAGACTGAGCATGTCGTTCATTTCCGTTTCACTACGGTCTTTATCATAGACAAGGTTTGCCTCAATATATTCATTCAGGTTACACTGCTGCAGCACAGAACGCTTTGGCCCCAGTAATGGGTCCATGAAAAGCTGCTCGTAAGCACCAAGGGTTGAGTAGGTCTTGTTGATAGGTACGCTCACAGCCTGTTTGCCCGTAACGACACGGATGAGGTGATTACTATCCTTGGCAAGTGTAGAGTATTGTTGTGGGTCAATGACTCCCGCTTCATAGATTTCGTGCAATCGGTGTGCAATTGCGTCAACATAGTCTTGGGATAAGCCTGGTATACCATCTTTATATGCCTGCTTAAACTGTTCAATCTTCTTCTGCTCAACAGCTTGATTGATGTTATAATAAGGCTGGAAATGCTTTGTGATAGAGTCTTTTTCAATCTTCAAAGCAGCATCAGTCTTAAAGATAGGGAAGTCAAACTTCGCTATCAGCTGTCCATACATCCATGGTTTACCCTCGTCGTAGTGGAAAAGTTTACCTTTTGTACGGGGTAGAAAAAGTACGATTAGAACTACAGCCACAATGACCAATATGACTCTTGAAATCATATTTCGCCAATAGGGGTTGCTGATGTTTTTGAATCTTATCATCTTATATCTTATTTCGTAAATGTTATAATAACTTGTTGTATCTTGTTGCGTTAATCCTCTAACAACTTGCGAAAATACTAAAAATATAGCGTATAGTCAAAAAAAAACATTAATTTTGCAGGAAAATATAATATTTAAGACAATGGCAGAAAGAAATGTGAGAGTGCGTTTTGCCCCAAGTCCAACAGGTGCTTTGCATATTGGTGGCGTACGTACTGCTTTGTATAACTACCTTTTCGCCCGTCAGCATGGCGGCAAACTTATCTTCCGTATTGAGGATACAGACTCTAACCGTTTTGTTCCTGGAGCAGAGGAGTATATCCTTGACTCTTTTGATTGGTTAGGTATTAAGTTTGACGAGGGTGTTAGCTTTGGTGGAGAGCATGGTCCTTACCGTCAGAGCGAGCGTCGTGATATTTATAAAAAGTACGTCAATCAGCTTTTAGAGGCTGGTAAGGCATACATTGCTTTTGATACACCAGAGGAGTTAGATGCGAAGCGTCAGGAGATTGAAAACTTCCAGTATGATGCGCACACTCGTCTGCAGATGCGTAACTCCTTGACAATGTCGAAGGAGGAAGTTGAAAGTCTGATAGAGGATGGACAGCAGTATGTTGTTCGTTTCAAGATAGAACCTGGTGAGGAAGTTCATATCAACGATATGATTCGTGGTGATGTTTGCATCAAGACAGATATCCTTGATGATAAAGTTTTGTTTAAGAGTGCAGACGAATTGCCAACTTATCACCTTGCAAATATCGTTGATGACCACTTGATGGAAATCTCTCACGTTATTCGAGGTGAGGAGTGGTTGCCAAGTGCGCCATTGCATGTGTTGCTTTATCGTGCTTTTGGCTGGGAAGATAGTATGCCACGCTTTGCCCATCTGCCACTGTTGTTGAAACCAGAGGGCAAGGGTAAGCTCAGTAAACGTGATGGTGATCGTCTCGGTTTCCCAGTATTCCCATTGGAGTGGCACGACCCTAAGACTGGTGAAATAAGTTCGGGCTATCGTGAAAGTGGCTATTTCCCAGAGGCAGTAGTCAACTTCTTGGCACTCTTGGGCTGGAATCCAGGTACAGAGCAGGAACTCTTCTCTCTTGAGGAACTTGTAGAAGCATTTGATATCACGAAGTGTTCAAAGAGTGGAGCTAAGTTTGACTATCAGAAGGGTATGTGGTTTAACCACGAATACATCCTCCGTAAGTCAGATGATGAGATAGCACAACTCTTTGCTCCAATCGTAGCTAACAATGGTGTTGAGGCTACTATGGAACAGGTGACACAGGTTGTACACATGATGAAAGACCGTGTTAGCTTCGTGAAGGAACTTTGGGACCTCTGCTCTTTCTTCTTCATTGCACCAACAAGCTACGATGAGAAGACCGTCAAGAAGCGTTGGAAGGAGTATTCTGCACAGCAGATGAGCGAGCTTGCTGAGGTATTGGAAGGAATTGAAGACTTCAGTGTCGAAGGTCAGGAGCCTATCGTTTTGAAATGGGTAGAGGATAAGGGCTATAAGCTTGGTGATATTATGAATGCATTCCGCCTCACCCTCGTTGGTATTGGTAAGGGTCCTGGAATGTTCGATATATCTGCCTTCCTTGGCAAAGAGGAAACCTTGAAGCGTATGCACAAGGCTATCGAGGTATTAGGATAAGCACCTCGAAAGGCTAAATTAATTGAGCCGAGTATGTATAATATAATAATGTATGCCATCCAATTTGGCATCGCTGTGGGTAGTCTTTTCAATGAAAAGCTACGCAAGATGTGGCGAGGCGAACAGGAGGCAGTGCGGATCTTACGTGAGAAGGTGGAACCAAACGCTCAATACGTTTGGTTTCATGCTGCTTCATTGGGCGAGTTCGAACAAGGTCGCCCTTTGATAGAGCAGATACGGAAGGACTATCCACAATACAAGATTCTGCTTACTTTCTTTTCTCCTTCTGGTTATGAGGTGAGGAAGAATTATGAGGGAGCAGACATCATTACCTATCTTCCTATTGACACGGTGGGCAATGCGCGTAGATTCTTACGTGCAGTTCGTCCTGTTATGGCATTCTTTATTAAGTATGAATTTTGGTATAACTATCTGCATGTTTTGCAGCATCGTAACATACCTGTCTATAGTGTGTCAAGCATTTTCCGCCCTGATCAAGTCTTCTTTAAGTGGTATGGACGTGGTTATGGACGTGTTTTGAAATGCTTCAGCCGTTTCTTTGTTCAGAATGAGGAGAGTAAGGAACTCTTGAGTAAGATTGGAATTTCAGATGCGGTAGTAGTGGGTGATACTCGTTTCGACCGTGTTTTGCAAATTAAGGAGGCAAGTAAGAAACTACCATTGGTAGAGAAGTTTGTCAATATAGATGCTACTGCCAGAAAGAAAGTCTTTGTAGCTGGTTCATCATGGCAGCCTGATGAGGAAATCTTTATCAAATACTTTAATGAGCATAAAGACTGGAAACTAATCATTGCACCGCATGTTATTGGAGAAGATCATCTAAAGACAATCCTCTCACTGATTAAGGATAAGAAGGTAATACGCTACACACAGGCAACCGAAGAGAATGTTGCTGAGGCAGATGTGTTGATTATCGACTGTTTCGGCTTGTTGTCATCTATCTATCATTATGGTGATGTAGCCTACGTAGGTGGTGGCTTCGGAGTTGGAATCCACAATGTTCTTGAGGCAGCTGTATGGGATATGCCAGTTCTCTTTGGTCCCAACAACAAGCATTTTGCAGAAGCACAAGGACTCTTGCGTGATGGTGGTGGCTTTGAAGTCTTCGACCTTGAGAGTTTCAGTCTATTAATGAATCGCTTTGCCGAAGACGAAGAGTATCGCACTGCTTGTGGCAGCTTGGCTGGTGCTTATGTTGAGAGTCTGGCAGGTGCAACAAATAAAGTTCTAAGCAACGTAAAGTTATGAAATATCAGATAACATGTGATAACTGTGGCACACAGTTTATTGTCGAGGCTGAAGAAGGACAGACCATCGAGTGCACTTGTCCTCATTGTCAAGGCATCATGGAGGTGACCTTACCTTTGGTAAGTGCTGGTCAGCAATATGAACAACCATCTGGTTTTACTCCACAGTCGCAGCAGATGCAGGCAGAAACACCAAAGAAAGATAGTAATGCTATCCTTTGGGGTGTCCTTATTGGTCTACTCTTACTGGCAGGTGGTGTGGGTGCTTATTTTATGTTTGGCTCGTCTTCGCCAGAAACTCCAGTAACTGATTCTATTCCTAACGATACGATTCCGTACGAAACTCCTATTCAGGTAGAAGAGGCTCCATCTGTTGATACTGTGGCAACAGCCCCAGTAATGCCAGAGCATAAGGAAGAAGAGCAAGTTGAAGAACAGCCAGAAGAAGGCACAGATACTATTGCTACATTCGGACACGATGAGTAACTTCAACGATACACATAACGAATAAAATAGAAATATATACATGGGAAAGATTATTTTAACAGGTGACCGCCCTACAGGTAAACTTCATTTGGGTCACTACGTGGGTTCTCTCCGCCGTCGTGTGGAACTTCAGAACCTCGGAGACTACGATAAGATGTTTGTCTTCATGGCAGACGTACAGGCGTTGACAGACAATGCTGATAATCCAGAGAAGATTCGTCAGAACATTATTGAGGTGGCGTTGGATTACCTTTCTGCTGGCTTGAGTCCAGAGAAATGTACACTCTACATACAGAGTCAGATTCCTGAAATTGCAGAGCTAACCACTTTCTTGATGAACCTCGTTAGCGTAAGCCGTGTTCAGCGTAACCCAACAGTGAAGACTGAGATTAAGATGCGCAATTTTGAAGCTAACATTCCAATGGGCTTTTTTGCTTATCCAGTGTCTCAGGCTGCTGATATCGCTGCTTTCAAAGCTACTACTGTGCCTGCAGGTGAAGATCAGGAGCCAATGTTAGAGTTGACACGCGAACTCGTACGTCGCTTCAATCAGACTTATGCACCAGTACTTGTTGAGCCAGAAATCATGTTGCCAGAGAACGCAACAGCACGTCGTCTGCCAGGTACTGATGGTAAAGAAAAGATGAGTAAGAGTCTTGGTAACTGTATCTATCTCTCTGATGATGCTGATACCGTATGGAAGAAGGTGAAGACAATGTACACAGACCCAACTCACTTGAATGTTTCTGATCCTGGTCATGTTGAGGGTAACGCAGTGTTTACTTACCTCGACGCCTTCTCAACAGATGAGGACTTTGCTGAGTTCTGGCCTGAGTTCCAGAATCTTGATGAGTTGAAAGCTGCTTACACAGCCGGTGGTATCGGTGATATGAAGTGTAAGAAGTTGCTCAATAGTGTGTTGAACAAGATGCTGGATCCAATCCGTGCACGTCGTCGTGAGTACGAACAGGATATTCCAGAGATTTATAACATCCTCAAGAAGGGCTCATTGGAAGCGCGTGAGGCTGCTGCTCAGACAATGGATGAGGTGCGTGCAGCTATGCAGATTAACTACTTTGAGGATACTGAGTTGATTCAAAGTCAGGCTGAGCGTTTCAGACAGAAGTAAGTTTTTAGCCCTACTTTAAATTTATATAATAGTCTTATTCCATCTTTCTATAGAAGGAATAAGACTGTTTTTTGTGTCTAATAGTCTTGCAGTTAGTACTTTAAATTAAGTTTTCTCACCTATTCTAATATGTGTGCGAACGCCCCGCACGTATGGTGCGGACGCCTAACACCATTGGTGCGGATGCTTAGCACGATGCAAAATGATGAAGGTTTTTGAGCATTTAGATGTCAATAAAGAGTTCTGTTGCAGAAGGTAAACAGTTCTTTATAGCCTAAACTCTTTTTTGTACCAGTATAACGTGGATAGAAAAAGAGAGGCTTTTTGTCTGATTGTCAGTATATTTCCTTTTTTGCTTGACTAAAATTAATAATTATTTAGGAATTATTCCTTAGTATAATTTGTGTCAACTAAAAAAAGTCCCTACATTTGCCTAACCCAACCTAAACAATATAACATAGGCAAATAGTATTCTGCGGCGAGGGATATAATCCTATCTTCCGTGATGAGCTATTAATATCGTGAACATAAATAGAATTTCATTAATAATTTTATATCCTTCCGTGCTGCTTTAGGCATGACTCTCTTTGCCCATTGCTTTGCGGAGGACACTAAACAATCTTTATCTATTAAAAGTTAGATGCGTATGATTTTACACATCAAACCAATTGGTTTTACGTTATGCATGGGTGTATCTTTCTTGATGCCTACGCAAGGATTTGCAGTTTCAAAACTGCCTGTTCAGAGCGTACAGCAATCAGGGAAGTGCACAGGTATTATTCTTGACGAGCAAGGTGAACCTATCGTAGGTGCTACTGTTCAAGTGAAAGGTACAAGTAATGGAGCTGCTACTGATTTAGACGGTCGCTTCACTCTGTCGAATATCTCTCCTGGTAGCATTATTGTTATCAGTTACATTGGTATGGACACTAAGGAAGTGAAATGGGATGGTCAGGAAATTAAAGTAAAGTTAAAGGAGGAGCAGCATGCCCTTAACGAACTTATCGTGACGGGTTATGGTGGTCAGCAGAAGCGTGCTACGTTGACAACTGCTATCTCTAAGATGGATAATAAGGTATTAGATGCGGCAGCTTTCTCAAATGTCGGTAGTGCATTGCAGGGTAGTGTGACAGGTCTTCAGGTTGTCAATAGCTCTGGTCAGCCTGGTACAGCACCTTCTATCACCTTGCGTGGTGGTGCTTCAATTACGGGAAGTGCTCCGGCATTGATTATCGTCGATGGTGTTGAGCGTACTTTGTCAGAGATTAACCCATCTGATATCGAGTCAATAGAAGTTTTGAAGGATGCGGCTTCAACAGCTATTTATGGTGCGAGAGCAAATGGTGGTGTAATCCTTGTTACAACAAAACGTGCTCAGGCTGGCAATTCCAGCATCAACTATCGTTTGAAGGTGGGTGCAAACTTTAAGCGTAATGATTATAATTTCATGAACGCTCGCAACTATCTTTACTATAATCGAATGGGTTTCAAGCGTTATGCTGACGCTATGGAAGGACACGGAAGGGCTGCTAACGTAGATGCACAGAATGGTTATTCTGGTCGCGGATATACTGATTACACTCCACGTACGGATGTTATGTATTACGATGCAACCAATGCTGAGCACCAAAGACTGCTAACTGAAGAAGGATGGGAAGTTATGGACGACCCTTACTATGGCTCAATAAATGGTGCAAAGCTTATCTTTAAGGATTATGGTGGCCTCTTAGAGGATGCAATCTACCATAATCAGACCCTTACACAGGACCATTATCTGAGCTTTAGCGGTGGTAATAACATGGGTTCTTTTGTAGCTTCATTAGGTTACTATGATGAAAATGGTGTTGTACGCAATACTTCTTTCCGCCGTTTTACTGGTAGTGTGAAGGGTGATTATCAGATTAAGCCTTGGTTGAAGGTACGTGCTGGTGCGCAGTACACATGGTTTACGAAGCCAGATAGTTATTTCGGATCATGGAGTTCTTTGTTCTATCGTACTCGTTCACAGCGTCCTACATGGAATCCTTACCTTGCTGATGGTTCTCCAGCACCTGGTTGGAGCAGTTCAGATGGTAACTATATGTATTGGAATGATAAGCTCACGATGGAGAATAGCTCACGTTCAGAGACTTTCAATATAGGCTTTGACTTGACATTAATACCTAAGCATTTGAAGTTGTCAGCTAATGGTTCTATCTATCATGTGCTCAATCAGAATGAAAGCTTCAATAAGGCTTACTATACACAGAGCAATCCTAATAACATCAATACGACACGTCGTTCATACGCTTATATGATGAAGGATACACAGATACAGCTTAATACGATATTAAACTACTTCGATACGTTTGCTGAGCATCATAATGTAGACTTCATGGTGGGTGCTGAGTATTATGATTATAACTACTTCTGGATGAATGCTTCTACAAAGAATTCGCCTACAGATGATATCCCTACGCTCAATGCTGGTGCTGATAAGGATAGTAATCCTAAGTCAGAGAAGTCTGGTAATCGTATTGAGTCTCTCTTCGGACGTTTCAACTATGATTACAAACAGA
Encoded here:
- the gltX gene encoding glutamate--tRNA ligase, translating into MAERNVRVRFAPSPTGALHIGGVRTALYNYLFARQHGGKLIFRIEDTDSNRFVPGAEEYILDSFDWLGIKFDEGVSFGGEHGPYRQSERRDIYKKYVNQLLEAGKAYIAFDTPEELDAKRQEIENFQYDAHTRLQMRNSLTMSKEEVESLIEDGQQYVVRFKIEPGEEVHINDMIRGDVCIKTDILDDKVLFKSADELPTYHLANIVDDHLMEISHVIRGEEWLPSAPLHVLLYRAFGWEDSMPRFAHLPLLLKPEGKGKLSKRDGDRLGFPVFPLEWHDPKTGEISSGYRESGYFPEAVVNFLALLGWNPGTEQELFSLEELVEAFDITKCSKSGAKFDYQKGMWFNHEYILRKSDDEIAQLFAPIVANNGVEATMEQVTQVVHMMKDRVSFVKELWDLCSFFFIAPTSYDEKTVKKRWKEYSAQQMSELAEVLEGIEDFSVEGQEPIVLKWVEDKGYKLGDIMNAFRLTLVGIGKGPGMFDISAFLGKEETLKRMHKAIEVLG
- a CDS encoding 3-deoxy-D-manno-octulosonic acid transferase, with amino-acid sequence MYNIIMYAIQFGIAVGSLFNEKLRKMWRGEQEAVRILREKVEPNAQYVWFHAASLGEFEQGRPLIEQIRKDYPQYKILLTFFSPSGYEVRKNYEGADIITYLPIDTVGNARRFLRAVRPVMAFFIKYEFWYNYLHVLQHRNIPVYSVSSIFRPDQVFFKWYGRGYGRVLKCFSRFFVQNEESKELLSKIGISDAVVVGDTRFDRVLQIKEASKKLPLVEKFVNIDATARKKVFVAGSSWQPDEEIFIKYFNEHKDWKLIIAPHVIGEDHLKTILSLIKDKKVIRYTQATEENVAEADVLIIDCFGLLSSIYHYGDVAYVGGGFGVGIHNVLEAAVWDMPVLFGPNNKHFAEAQGLLRDGGGFEVFDLESFSLLMNRFAEDEEYRTACGSLAGAYVESLAGATNKVLSNVKL
- a CDS encoding SusC/RagA family TonB-linked outer membrane protein encodes the protein MILHIKPIGFTLCMGVSFLMPTQGFAVSKLPVQSVQQSGKCTGIILDEQGEPIVGATVQVKGTSNGAATDLDGRFTLSNISPGSIIVISYIGMDTKEVKWDGQEIKVKLKEEQHALNELIVTGYGGQQKRATLTTAISKMDNKVLDAAAFSNVGSALQGSVTGLQVVNSSGQPGTAPSITLRGGASITGSAPALIIVDGVERTLSEINPSDIESIEVLKDAASTAIYGARANGGVILVTTKRAQAGNSSINYRLKVGANFKRNDYNFMNARNYLYYNRMGFKRYADAMEGHGRAANVDAQNGYSGRGYTDYTPRTDVMYYDATNAEHQRLLTEEGWEVMDDPYYGSINGAKLIFKDYGGLLEDAIYHNQTLTQDHYLSFSGGNNMGSFVASLGYYDENGVVRNTSFRRFTGSVKGDYQIKPWLKVRAGAQYTWFTKPDSYFGSWSSLFYRTRSQRPTWNPYLADGSPAPGWSSSDGNYMYWNDKLTMENSSRSETFNIGFDLTLIPKHLKLSANGSIYHVLNQNESFNKAYYTQSNPNNINTTRRSYAYMMKDTQIQLNTILNYFDTFAEHHNVDFMVGAEYYDYNYFWMNASTKNSPTDDIPTLNAGADKDSNPKSEKSGNRIESLFGRFNYDYKQKYLLSFTFRYDGNSKLKDNRWGFFPGISLGWNMMEEDFWKESKLSNFVSNIKPRISYGSNGNVSGIGDFYIYGIYDQLTNYRGNTAFYDRSLVNTALKWEQSHTFEAGLDLGFFKNRLSLILDYYVRNTSNLLQSVNLPSYLGFTSIQTNLGKLRNQGFEMEVRATPVHLKNSFRWDLSFNLSTVKNTIVQLPKSDRPFNQLQGVEVAAGKVGADGKTPTKWIGGYREGGTLGELYGYSQDHIFRDWDDVKANANKRIDNIAKLYGPGLADEVNPQTGVLYKNSTGWKAIEPGDVCWEDINEDGIINSLDRKVLGNSRPSVTGGWTSTLSYKNLSLFARFDYALGHMIYNDLKARSMGQYQGQFNLIENVQDMWTETNPGASYPAFSYADQLNKQNIWREGSKFFEKAGYMALREITLSYNLPRTWIKAMKMANANVYVTGQNLFYLTPYDGASPEAILEGYDYGRYPTPRTLIFGLNVTF
- the trpS gene encoding tryptophan--tRNA ligase gives rise to the protein MGKIILTGDRPTGKLHLGHYVGSLRRRVELQNLGDYDKMFVFMADVQALTDNADNPEKIRQNIIEVALDYLSAGLSPEKCTLYIQSQIPEIAELTTFLMNLVSVSRVQRNPTVKTEIKMRNFEANIPMGFFAYPVSQAADIAAFKATTVPAGEDQEPMLELTRELVRRFNQTYAPVLVEPEIMLPENATARRLPGTDGKEKMSKSLGNCIYLSDDADTVWKKVKTMYTDPTHLNVSDPGHVEGNAVFTYLDAFSTDEDFAEFWPEFQNLDELKAAYTAGGIGDMKCKKLLNSVLNKMLDPIRARRREYEQDIPEIYNILKKGSLEAREAAAQTMDEVRAAMQINYFEDTELIQSQAERFRQK
- a CDS encoding HD family phosphohydrolase, with the protein product MIRFKNISNPYWRNMISRVILVIVAVVLIVLFLPRTKGKLFHYDEGKPWMYGQLIAKFDFPIFKTDAALKIEKDSITKHFQPYYNINQAVEQKKIEQFKQAYKDGIPGLSQDYVDAIAHRLHEIYEAGVIDPQQYSTLAKDSNHLIRVVTGKQAVSVPINKTYSTLGAYEQLFMDPLLGPKRSVLQQCNLNEYIEANLVYDKDRSETEMNDMLSLIPQASGMVLEGQRIIDRGDIVDAKTFRVLNSFEQAMEKRKASEDEITSTFIGQTIYVLIFICLFTLYLALFRKDYFNKPRAISLLYVMIVIYPILTSLMMEHNILSVYILPFSMAPIFFRVFMDSRTAFIGHLTMVLISAVAVKYQYEFIIIQFVAGLVAIYSLRELSKRSQIFLTALLVTITSAAVYFSIQLIQADDLSKLDRSMYYHFAVNGFFLLFTYPLMLVIEKTFGFVSTVTMFELSNTNNELLRRLSEVAPGTFQHSITVGNLATEIASRIGAKSQLVRTGALYHDIGKMLNPAFFTENQAGINPHDKLNDLESARIIISHVTEGLKLAEKYNLPREIKEFITTHHGAGLAKYFYIHYKNEHPDEEVNEDLFRYPGPNPFTREQAILMMSDTVEAASRSLQEYTEESISGLVNRLIDGQVADGNFTDCPITFRDITAAKTVLIERLKAMYHTRIQYPQLKT